From a region of the Butyrivibrio sp. AE3004 genome:
- a CDS encoding DUF4366 domain-containing protein, translating into MKTKINKLCLRAVAGAAALFVGMTPIPVFANAPKCICEERCTEDHINEECPVCSKDYNDCEGAVPEIVPEETPVEEYGPLTPDGNMELVDDYGTLECGGKQFITVVTKSGHYFYIIIDRDDDGNENVHFLNMVDERDLLTLMEDEEVEEYMASISEKEPEPAPEPEPDPEPTPEPEPVKKDYTLLLVTLPIMGIGIIFGYFALKKKKQQPKDEPDPDADYVDEEADYLNQISDEEDAGDDE; encoded by the coding sequence ATGAAAACTAAAATAAATAAGCTTTGCTTGAGGGCTGTGGCTGGAGCTGCAGCTCTTTTTGTTGGAATGACTCCTATACCCGTTTTTGCAAATGCACCTAAGTGCATATGTGAGGAAAGATGTACCGAGGATCATATCAATGAGGAATGCCCTGTTTGCAGTAAGGACTACAACGACTGTGAAGGAGCTGTTCCGGAGATTGTTCCTGAGGAGACTCCTGTTGAGGAATATGGTCCTCTTACGCCGGATGGCAACATGGAACTTGTGGACGATTACGGAACTCTAGAGTGTGGAGGCAAACAGTTCATCACTGTTGTGACTAAGAGCGGCCATTACTTCTACATCATTATCGACAGAGATGATGATGGTAATGAGAATGTTCACTTCCTGAACATGGTGGATGAGAGAGATCTTTTAACTCTGATGGAAGATGAAGAGGTAGAAGAGTATATGGCATCCATTTCAGAAAAAGAGCCTGAACCAGCTCCGGAACCGGAACCTGATCCAGAGCCAACACCTGAACCGGAGCCTGTGAAAAAAGATTACACATTACTTTTAGTAACGCTTCCGATCATGGGTATTGGAATAATCTTTGGATATTTTGCTCTTAAGAAAAAGAAACAGCAGCCAAAGGATGAACCTGATCCGGATGCTGACTATGTGGATGAAGAGGCTGATTATCTGAATCAGATTTCTGATGAAGAGGACGCTGGAGACGATGAGTAA
- a CDS encoding C40 family peptidase: MNEDRTKQKKSATKNADKLKNNSKASQYAASKFRTGKKDNSLTLEEMKELARIRKQGRKAAQKVAAEQGLVKVISSVHDAAEGESKSGGEDQNVGAQSLEGAASATSTALVYAEKLQKYNYSKKQTAKKILQHKAEDKAVQKSDSNPQSKARQKSQIKKEIQRKNQQRSAKEAANQVGDISKKFVDKAEDLTGKLAEFIEEHFQEVATILIVFVLILLVASMFSSCGAAFNGTSHVGITTSYTADDEDIYAVEDDYREMEEELQDTIDDIEHDYPDYDDYQYNLDNIAHNPYQLAAVLTVIFEQYKEDEVQDTIEDIFERQYELTLTPVTETREREVTGTRWVDDDSHPDGGYEEEYTYTEEYEYKILKVNLVNHTLDTVIRELGLSSDQLARYDVLLETYGNKKYLFDDDIYSIVDPGRYEDYDIPPEALTDTRFANMIREAERYLGYPYVWGGSKPSTSFDCSGFVCWVINHCGNGWNVGRTTANGLLGRCTRVPVSEARPGDLIFFKGTYDVKGASHVGIYVGDGMMLHCGNPIQYTSVNTNYWRKHFYTYGRING; encoded by the coding sequence ATGAATGAAGACAGAACAAAGCAAAAGAAGTCCGCCACAAAAAACGCTGATAAACTCAAGAACAATTCCAAGGCATCGCAGTATGCAGCTTCCAAGTTCAGGACAGGGAAAAAGGATAACTCACTTACCCTGGAAGAAATGAAGGAGCTTGCAAGGATAAGAAAGCAGGGCAGGAAAGCAGCTCAAAAGGTCGCTGCGGAACAGGGATTAGTTAAGGTTATATCATCTGTCCATGATGCTGCGGAAGGGGAGTCAAAAAGCGGTGGTGAGGATCAGAATGTTGGTGCTCAGAGTCTGGAAGGAGCTGCATCTGCAACTTCTACGGCTTTGGTTTATGCGGAAAAGCTTCAGAAGTACAACTACAGCAAAAAGCAGACTGCCAAAAAGATTCTGCAGCATAAGGCGGAGGATAAAGCAGTTCAGAAATCTGATTCTAATCCTCAATCAAAGGCCAGGCAGAAAAGCCAGATAAAAAAGGAAATACAAAGAAAGAATCAGCAGCGAAGTGCCAAAGAAGCAGCAAATCAGGTTGGAGATATCAGCAAGAAGTTTGTGGATAAGGCAGAGGATCTTACTGGAAAACTTGCTGAGTTTATTGAAGAGCACTTTCAGGAGGTGGCAACAATCCTTATAGTGTTTGTGCTGATTCTTTTGGTGGCTTCAATGTTTTCTTCCTGCGGCGCTGCTTTTAACGGAACCTCACATGTGGGGATAACTACAAGCTATACCGCAGATGATGAGGATATCTATGCTGTAGAAGACGACTACAGAGAGATGGAAGAGGAGCTTCAGGATACGATTGATGACATAGAGCATGACTATCCGGATTACGATGACTATCAGTATAACCTGGATAATATCGCTCATAATCCGTATCAGCTGGCTGCTGTTCTGACAGTTATCTTTGAACAGTACAAAGAGGATGAAGTGCAGGACACCATCGAAGACATCTTTGAGCGCCAGTATGAGCTGACACTTACTCCTGTCACAGAAACAAGAGAGCGAGAAGTTACAGGTACCAGATGGGTAGATGACGACTCTCATCCAGATGGCGGTTACGAGGAAGAGTATACCTACACAGAGGAATATGAGTACAAGATTCTCAAGGTTAATCTTGTTAATCACACTCTTGACACTGTTATCCGAGAACTTGGACTTTCTTCTGATCAGCTGGCAAGATACGATGTTCTTCTTGAGACTTATGGCAACAAGAAATATCTTTTCGATGATGATATTTATTCCATTGTGGATCCTGGCAGATATGAAGATTATGACATTCCTCCTGAAGCCCTTACTGATACCCGTTTTGCCAACATGATCAGAGAAGCAGAAAGATATCTTGGCTATCCTTATGTCTGGGGAGGAAGCAAGCCATCAACCTCTTTTGACTGCTCAGGATTTGTCTGCTGGGTAATCAATCATTGCGGCAATGGATGGAATGTTGGAAGGACAACTGCAAACGGGCTTCTGGGGAGATGTACCAGAGTTCCTGTATCAGAGGCGAGGCCCGGAGATCTTATCTTTTTCAAAGGAACCTATGATGTTAAGGGAGCAAGTCATGTTGGCATTTATGTTGGAGATGGCATGATGCTTCACTGCGGAAATCCGATTCAGTACACATCGGTTAATACCAATTATTGGCGTAAACACTTTTATACATATGGCAGGATCAACGGCTGA
- a CDS encoding plasmid mobilization protein produces MKRTLETMSNRKIYAKFRLTPEEWQIIHDRMESVGTKNLSAYLRRLVLTGHVIEVDMSDFREIRRLVSIESNNLNQYARRANETGSIYKADIKELQKSHEELIRLLGELLQRFNNIE; encoded by the coding sequence ATGAAGAGGACGCTGGAGACGATGAGTAATCGTAAGATTTATGCAAAGTTCAGGCTTACTCCTGAAGAGTGGCAGATCATTCATGACAGGATGGAGAGTGTAGGCACTAAAAACCTTAGTGCCTACCTCAGAAGACTTGTGCTTACCGGCCATGTGATCGAAGTTGATATGTCAGATTTTAGGGAAATCAGAAGGCTGGTGAGTATTGAAAGTAACAACCTCAACCAATATGCCAGGAGGGCAAATGAAACAGGAAGTATCTACAAAGCGGATATCAAGGAACTTCAGAAGTCGCACGAAGAGCTGATTCGACTGCTGGGAGAACTGCTTCAGAGGTTCAACAACATCGAATAG
- a CDS encoding DUF4315 family protein — protein sequence MYERIDRLREDLERARKRRAEAEARVRLCESKLKEAENNQIIAEVAKRKLRPEQVAQLLALATDGQLEALLSGKPVEVSAKDSSADLLEKESLEVDFDYDESEENEDDEN from the coding sequence ATGTACGAGAGAATAGACAGACTTAGAGAAGATCTTGAACGTGCCAGGAAGCGAAGAGCTGAGGCTGAAGCAAGAGTGCGACTTTGTGAAAGTAAGCTGAAAGAGGCTGAGAACAATCAGATTATTGCAGAGGTCGCTAAGAGAAAGCTTCGTCCTGAACAGGTGGCACAGCTCCTTGCGCTTGCTACTGACGGGCAGCTTGAGGCTCTTTTATCGGGAAAGCCGGTAGAAGTTAGTGCCAAGGATTCAAGCGCAGATCTTTTGGAAAAAGAATCTTTGGAAGTGGATTTTGATTACGATGAAAGTGAGGAAAATGAAGACGATGAAAACTAA
- a CDS encoding VirB4-like conjugal transfer ATPase, CD1110 family, with the protein MIKLFQKGKKKSEVPDSAQKSIPFDRMFPDGICRVGKNYYTKTIQFQDINYQLAQQEDQTEIFEEWCSFLNFFDSSVHFQLTFLNQTTDAEKFEKKIAIRHRNDGYDRVRDEYSFMLFHQMQAGNNGLTKTKYLTFGIFASGMKEAKPRLIHIEMDLLNNFKRLGVAAITLNGVERLELMHAQFHMGDDAKFFFNWEDSIKAGASVKDAIAPSSFYFKNGRLFKMGDTYGCMSFLQITASDISDRMLADFLSMESSQIITMHLQSVNQNEAIKTIKHTITELDRSKIEEQKKAVRSGYDMDIIPSDLATYGKDAKALLKELQSQNERMFIMTFLIMNTGATKQELENNFFQANSIAQKHNCNLVRLDFQQEQGLMSMLPLANSLIDIKRGMTTSSTAIFVPFTTQELFQTGKESLYYGLNALSNNLIMVDRKLLKNPNGLILGTPGSGKSFAAKREIANAFLVTDDDIIISDPEREYSPLVEHFGGQVIKISPTSDQYINPMDINNNYSDDDNPVMLKADFILSLCELIVGGKEGLLPVEKTVIDRCIHQIYQRYFENPTPENMPILEDLYNELLKQDEAEAKHVATALEIYVSGSLNVFNHRTNVNITNRIVCYDIKDLGKQLKKIGMLVIQDQVWGRVSSNREDGKSTRYYLDEMHLLLKEEQTAAYTVEIWKRFRKWGGIPTGITQNVKDLLSSKEVENIFENSDFVYMLNQAVGDRQILAKQLNISPHQLSYVTHSGEGEGLLFYGNVILPFVDRFPKDLELYSIMTTKPQEIQEAKEQANE; encoded by the coding sequence GGGAAAGAACTACTACACCAAGACAATTCAGTTTCAGGACATAAATTATCAGCTGGCTCAGCAGGAAGATCAGACTGAGATATTTGAAGAGTGGTGCAGTTTTCTCAATTTCTTTGACAGCTCAGTCCACTTTCAGCTCACATTCCTGAATCAGACTACAGATGCTGAGAAGTTTGAGAAAAAGATAGCTATCAGACACAGGAATGATGGCTATGACAGAGTTCGTGATGAGTACAGCTTTATGCTGTTTCACCAGATGCAGGCAGGTAATAACGGTCTTACCAAGACCAAGTATCTCACTTTCGGAATCTTTGCATCCGGTATGAAGGAGGCAAAGCCAAGACTTATCCACATCGAAATGGATCTTCTCAACAATTTCAAAAGACTTGGAGTAGCAGCAATAACCTTAAATGGAGTGGAGCGCCTTGAACTTATGCACGCTCAGTTCCATATGGGAGACGATGCCAAGTTCTTTTTTAACTGGGAAGACAGCATTAAAGCCGGTGCTTCTGTAAAAGATGCAATTGCTCCAAGCAGCTTCTATTTCAAGAACGGAAGACTCTTCAAGATGGGAGATACCTATGGCTGCATGAGTTTTTTGCAGATCACAGCATCAGACATTAGTGACAGGATGCTGGCAGACTTCCTGTCTATGGAATCAAGCCAGATAATCACGATGCATTTGCAGTCTGTAAATCAGAATGAAGCAATCAAGACCATCAAGCACACTATCACAGAGCTGGACAGGTCCAAGATTGAAGAACAGAAAAAGGCCGTTCGTTCCGGATATGATATGGACATAATTCCTTCAGATCTGGCCACTTACGGCAAAGATGCAAAGGCACTTCTGAAGGAACTGCAGTCACAGAATGAGAGAATGTTCATTATGACATTTCTCATCATGAATACCGGAGCTACCAAGCAGGAACTTGAGAATAATTTCTTCCAGGCAAACAGTATTGCGCAGAAGCATAACTGTAACCTGGTACGTCTTGATTTTCAGCAGGAACAGGGACTGATGAGTATGCTGCCACTGGCAAATAGTCTCATAGATATCAAGAGAGGAATGACAACTTCCTCGACTGCGATCTTTGTGCCATTTACTACACAGGAGCTCTTTCAGACTGGAAAAGAGTCTTTGTACTACGGCCTAAATGCACTTTCCAATAACCTTATCATGGTGGACAGAAAGCTGCTTAAGAATCCAAACGGACTGATCCTTGGTACTCCAGGTTCAGGTAAGTCTTTTGCAGCTAAAAGAGAAATCGCAAACGCCTTTTTGGTGACGGATGACGACATAATCATTTCGGATCCTGAGCGAGAGTACAGTCCACTGGTTGAGCATTTCGGAGGACAGGTAATAAAGATAAGTCCAACCTCAGATCAGTATATAAATCCCATGGATATCAACAATAATTACTCAGATGATGATAATCCGGTCATGCTAAAGGCCGACTTTATCCTTTCGCTGTGTGAACTTATTGTTGGTGGAAAAGAGGGACTTCTTCCAGTAGAAAAGACGGTAATCGACAGATGCATCCATCAGATCTATCAGAGATACTTTGAGAATCCCACGCCGGAGAATATGCCAATTTTAGAGGACCTGTATAACGAGCTATTAAAGCAGGACGAGGCAGAGGCCAAGCACGTTGCTACTGCTCTTGAAATCTATGTATCAGGTTCACTTAATGTTTTTAACCACAGGACCAATGTGAATATCACAAACAGAATCGTGTGCTATGACATCAAGGATCTTGGTAAACAACTCAAAAAGATTGGAATGCTTGTAATTCAGGATCAGGTCTGGGGAAGAGTTTCTTCCAACAGAGAAGATGGGAAATCCACCAGATACTACTTGGATGAAATGCATCTGCTCCTTAAAGAGGAGCAGACAGCTGCGTACACAGTTGAAATCTGGAAGAGATTCCGTAAGTGGGGAGGTATTCCCACAGGTATAACTCAGAACGTAAAAGATCTGTTGTCGTCCAAAGAAGTAGAGAATATCTTTGAAAACTCTGACTTCGTGTACATGCTAAATCAGGCGGTTGGCGACAGACAGATTCTTGCAAAACAGCTCAACATAAGCCCTCATCAGCTCTCTTATGTGACCCATAGCGGAGAAGGTGAAGGGCTTTTGTTTTATGGAAATGTCATCCTGCCTTTCGTAGACAGATTCCCTAAGGATCTTGAACTCTATTCCATCATGACCACGAAACCTCAGGAAATCCAGGAGGCAAAGGAGCAGGCCAATGAATGA